From Rudanella lutea DSM 19387, a single genomic window includes:
- a CDS encoding T9SS type A sorting domain-containing protein: protein MISDSTLPTGSFALTVPSYDCNTGALTLTTTGGNGAPIDFRIVGLRDWASSNSFSVPAHQRANTTFTLEARQNGQVITLPFTTACGTTTPPVTPPVPPPTGSFALTAPSYDCNTGALTINSTTGNGTPIDYRIVGLRDWAPSNSFTVPAWQRTDTRFTLEARQSGEIISLAFTTACGITTPQPPVTPPTGTALDFGSPGFDCQTGRLVVGVNGGDGGIIEFRVPGLADWQRSAIFTVPTYQRNGTTFTLYARQSGREISTSFTTGCGTARLANVETDMRWQVSVLGNPVEEQVQLRLSGLTGQAVGLSVVDATGRVIAERQVVVGQEGQQESLRLESTGGVYVLRAISQGQQQVIKLIK, encoded by the coding sequence TTGATTTCTGATTCTACTCTCCCCACCGGCTCGTTTGCCCTAACGGTCCCCAGCTACGACTGCAATACCGGAGCCCTGACCCTCACTACCACCGGCGGAAACGGTGCCCCTATCGACTTCCGCATCGTCGGCCTGCGCGACTGGGCATCCAGCAACAGCTTCTCTGTCCCCGCCCACCAGCGCGCCAACACAACATTCACCCTGGAAGCCCGTCAGAATGGACAGGTTATCACCCTGCCTTTCACCACCGCCTGCGGCACCACTACCCCACCCGTAACACCACCGGTACCCCCGCCCACGGGTAGCTTCGCCCTCACTGCCCCCAGCTACGACTGCAACACTGGCGCCCTGACAATCAATTCCACCACGGGTAACGGTACCCCCATCGATTACCGGATCGTGGGTCTGCGTGACTGGGCACCCAGCAACAGCTTCACCGTACCCGCCTGGCAACGCACCGACACGAGATTCACCCTGGAAGCTCGCCAGAGCGGAGAGATCATCTCACTGGCTTTCACCACTGCCTGCGGCATTACCACGCCCCAGCCACCTGTTACTCCGCCAACGGGTACGGCCTTAGATTTTGGAAGTCCTGGTTTCGACTGTCAAACCGGACGCTTAGTAGTCGGAGTGAACGGAGGGGATGGAGGTATTATTGAGTTCCGCGTACCAGGCCTGGCTGACTGGCAGAGATCGGCAATCTTCACCGTGCCCACCTACCAGCGTAATGGTACAACCTTCACTCTGTATGCTCGTCAGAGCGGGAGGGAGATCAGCACCAGCTTCACTACTGGCTGTGGCACGGCTCGTCTGGCCAATGTTGAGACGGACATGCGCTGGCAGGTGTCGGTGCTGGGCAATCCTGTCGAGGAACAGGTGCAGTTGCGCCTGAGCGGTCTGACAGGTCAGGCGGTGGGTCTGAGTGTGGTGGATGCCACGGGCCGCGTGATAGCTGAGCGGCAGGTAGTGGTTGGTCAGGAAGGCCAGCAGGAAAGCCTGCGGCTGGAAAGCACGGGCGGGGTGTATGTATTGCGAGCCATCAGTCAGGGGCAACAGCAGGTGATAAAGCTGATCAAATGA